In the genome of Uranotaenia lowii strain MFRU-FL unplaced genomic scaffold, ASM2978415v1 HiC_scaffold_56, whole genome shotgun sequence, the window CATCTGTGGTGTACACCAATCTGGGTCCGTAAACGTCTGTGAATATTGTAAGGTGGAATTATGCAATAGTACTATTATAGTATTTATatgataaagtaaaaaaaaaaactttcatgtaAACTATCAGCAGGTAGATATTACCTGCAAAACAAATAAAGCtttaattcaattttccattttcaacaTTAAGATGACTAACGTTCATTGCGAATAAATGCATTAAGCTGATTTAGCTTTTTGGTCCAAGTCACGTTCTGCCTGTGTACCTTCGTACATAGATTGCTGTTGCAGTGCTTTTTGAAGTAGTTCGGCATCAGCGGCTTCTTTTGACCAATTGTatctaaaacaaaaaacacaacttATTTTCTGatatacaatttcaaaaatgggTTATACCGGCAAGGAAACCAATAGCAGAGCGTCGTTCCGAAGAATGTACCGAAGGCAATGTGACAGGACATTTGCGGTCTGGACGTTCGCATAAATGCCAGAAAACCGGCCGCTACGCCTATACTGATACCGTACAGGAAACTGTTCCGAAAGCAGGGAATTTGGCTGACGTCCTTACCAAAAAGAACCATCCCCTGAAAGAATGAATAACGGATTATTGATTAATTGGCTGCTCTGACTACAGAAGAAATCTTTACCCGCTGAGGAAGCGAATCTTCCGGTACCATCTGTTGAAATATCTCTTTCTTAGAGGTCATTTCTGTCTGAAAAATTGCGAAATTGTGCAATAGTGGAACCGCCGGAACGTATCAGGCACAGATAATTATTTGTAAACACGAACAGctgtgcgatttttttttttttcaaaaaaccattcGCATGCACGCTAAGAAAATTGTACATATTAATTATGTAAAAAGTACATACTTTGAAGTTCGACAACTTTTACGTAGAAGTGAGTTTCAGAAATTACATACTTTGTCAGTTCTTTCTGTTCTACAAAACCCTCTCTGTAGAAAGAACTGCAATTTCAGTTAATTTGTAGTTGACGGCGTTTTGCTTCTCACTCGCACCACCAAGAGTCAGTCTTTGATTTGCATCCTACTTGCGCGCACGCAACAATTTTCTGCAGAACTTCCCCAAAAGTCCTTgcgaaaacatcaaaatttttctcggTAAGTTTggtaacatttatttttgctgaatgtttttcaattcttccCCATAATTTTAGAATAGTTGTTGGTTTCCGCTGGATCCAGGAGCGAAATGAAACGCCATCAGACCATTCCTCCATAGTTGCGGTCGCAaccaagaaagtcaagaatctAAGGTAacatttctatctttttttttgcaatttttttaactattttcgattcaaTAGGATTTTCAACTTCATTCGCAAGTCGACTGTCGAATCACACCAAGCCACAGAAATTGGATCTGGAGGACCAGCACAAGCTAAAAAATGTTCTCGTGTGACAAATCCCACCAGGGTAGTTTCCAGATTACCCATCATAATATGGCCAATTCAATCCCCAGCGaagaaatgtattttttggaTGAATCGGAGAaagttggcaaaaaaaaaacagtggctGGAACTGGAAATGGTGGAggtattcgaaaaatattactATAGTTATCGTTAAACATTGAATTGATGACAATAAATTATGatactcaaatcaaatttcaatcaattgaaagaaaatatccctgcttcttaattttgattttttcctattttatgtgattttaacaaacttttcaGTTCACAGAGCTCTACGTTCTTTTGCGTACTTTCTACATACTGGTATGTACCAGCCTATGTTACATAATTTTACGTACCATCTTTTCTACATACTGGTGGCTTCCTGCACTTACGGGTTGTTTTGACTTCGTTTTACATACTTTTGTGTACGATTTTCTAAGGGTGTGCATGCAACTGTCATCTACACGCGTGCCTTTGATGCACAAAAAATGGGTTAGATATTATTTAACCcatttgtctgtaaaacacaGGCTTTTGACCCTTCATTCAGATATAGGTCACAGACACAGATTTGCTTAGATTTTGATCacagtgcccagattttacagacttttaaaattgagtgatgaaataaatattcatgtATATAGGATATGACCCGTAAGTGCCAGCTGAAATAACAATGCATACAAGCGAGATTTCTAGTATAATCTACACTACAAAAAATCCACACCTAGCATGTATGTTTCCTCACACATAAGGTCTTCAAAACTTCTCTACGCATAAATTTCATATACTTCATATGAACATCATATGTCACACATAAATTGTATGttcgaaatatgaaatttatatgaTATTGACACATACATTATATGATTTTcctctttgaaaatttccatgtgTTCAAAATGGCCACCCTGGAGAAGAAGTTGGTGTGCCCGTTCAAGTGTcaactaaaatattttaataaggtAAGTAGGTAttactttaataaaaataaaatatcgatTATTTATCTCTTCTGTTCTCCCCCACAGGAAGCTTATCCCTGACCACTGCTATTGGAGGCAAGGACATCGCCCGGTGTCGATCAAAGTCGTCGAATATGGTTCCAGTAGACACAACATGAAAAACGGGCCGACCGGGAATTAACGTCGCTTGGTACCATTCGCATACGTGAAATGTACGTATTAGGCTAagtatttttatctttttacaataaatattaCAAACAAGTTTTGATTGCCAACAcctcacaattttttattcCCTCCGAAAAACTAATTCCAACAAAAGTAGGTAAGCAAGTAAACGCCTAGATGTAGGCAAACGTATGAGTGTAATGTAGGCCTATAATATTTATGTGTgggattttataacttttatgtgaCACATATAAAAGTCATATTTTTGTATTCTATATGTGTGGACACGTAATTTACAAATGGGAATcacattgcaaaaatctataaggcAAACACATATCCCCAATATgtagattttttgcagtgtagatTATACTGGTACTTCACCAATcattcctttaatttttttttatttagatcggcatggtacgtggtaggaaactGTGTTTGTTATGTAGTTCTGAACCCGAAATAAACCACATCAACCTAACCCCCTCTAACCACAAAGAAACCCtgagttaaatgccttaataaaattACTTGTACATAATAAAATATAGCAATATAGCAACAAAAAAGTATAGATACTTCTATTGAAATTATTCGCAATGGTATTCTTTTTCGTCCAATGAAAATTTCGACccgttcatttaaaaatcacttcaagatttttctaagtgtttcACAGATTAGAAAACTTTTTAGCAGTGGGCGCTTTTTATCTCTTTCTCATTCTCTCCAATTCAAAGTTCTATGCCCATCGCAGTTTTTTTTGCTGCAGCCAGCCAGGCCAGCGCAGCGCAACTATCCAAAATTCAAcccacacgctcttttttttaaactcaaaattaagtagttttggctcaaaacagcacttcggtggcttccctcaact includes:
- the LOC129760295 gene encoding cytochrome c oxidase assembly protein COX20, mitochondrial produces the protein MTSKKEIFQQMVPEDSLPQRGMVLFGKDVSQIPCFRNSFLYGISIGVAAGFLAFMRTSRPQMSCHIAFGTFFGTTLCYWFPCRYNWSKEAADAELLQKALQQQSMYEGTQAERDLDQKAKSA